In one window of Mesorhizobium sp. B2-1-1 DNA:
- the trhA gene encoding PAQR family membrane homeostasis protein TrhA, producing MIKTPPQIEIPFVGRWHYSRAEMIADGIVHAVGIVLAIAAGSALLALAAFRVGPGEYIAAAFYVVSLLTVLSVSLTYNLWPVTSPVKWILRRFDHAAIYLLIAATYTPFLAQLDGSALAGWMIVLVWTAAIIGIAIKVFFPGRFDRLAIVFYLAIGWSGIVLVEPLVATLPTTAIVLIVAGGVVYSCGVIFFAWKGLRFHNALWHGFVVTGAGLHLAAMVDCLVINRL from the coding sequence ATGATCAAGACGCCGCCGCAGATCGAGATCCCCTTTGTCGGACGATGGCACTATTCGCGTGCCGAGATGATCGCCGACGGCATCGTCCATGCCGTCGGCATCGTGCTGGCGATCGCGGCCGGTTCGGCGCTGCTGGCGCTGGCCGCCTTTCGGGTCGGACCGGGCGAATACATCGCCGCCGCCTTCTATGTCGTGTCGCTGCTCACCGTGCTCTCGGTGTCGCTGACCTACAATCTATGGCCGGTGACTTCGCCGGTGAAATGGATTTTGCGGCGTTTCGACCACGCTGCGATCTATCTGCTCATCGCCGCCACCTACACGCCCTTTCTCGCGCAGCTCGACGGCTCGGCGCTGGCCGGCTGGATGATCGTCCTGGTCTGGACCGCGGCCATTATCGGCATCGCCATAAAGGTGTTTTTCCCCGGCCGCTTCGACCGGCTGGCGATCGTCTTCTATCTCGCCATCGGCTGGAGCGGCATCGTCCTGGTCGAGCCGCTCGTCGCTACCTTGCCGACGACGGCGATCGTGCTCATCGTCGCCGGCGGCGTCGTCTATTCCTGCGGCGTGATCTTCTTCGCCTGGAAGGGGCTGCGCTTCCACAACGCGCTGTGGCATGGTTTCGTGGTCACCGGCGCAGGCCTGCATCTGGCGGCGATGGTCGATTGCCTGGTCATCAACCGTCTCTGA
- a CDS encoding inositol monophosphatase family protein, with amino-acid sequence MARSALLNVMVQAAMKAGRSLSRDFGEVQNLQVSMKGPGDYVSQADRKAEDIVFAELSKARPGYGFLMEERGTIAGDDSQHRWIVDPLDGTTNFLHGIPLFAVSIALERQGQIVAGVIYNPAMDELYTTERGGGAFMNDRRLRVAGRTKLIDTVIGCGVPHLGRGQHGNFLIELRNVMAEVSGVRRLGSASLDLAYVAAGRMDGFWEVGLSPWDIAAGLLLIREAGGFASDMDGGQDMLDNGSVVAGNEIIQRALLKAVKKPLAAR; translated from the coding sequence ATGGCACGCTCAGCCCTTCTCAACGTCATGGTCCAGGCCGCAATGAAGGCCGGCCGCTCGCTGTCGCGCGATTTCGGCGAGGTCCAGAACCTGCAGGTCTCGATGAAGGGACCGGGCGACTATGTCAGCCAGGCCGACCGCAAGGCCGAGGATATTGTCTTTGCCGAACTGTCGAAGGCGCGGCCCGGTTACGGCTTCCTGATGGAAGAGCGCGGCACGATCGCCGGCGATGACAGCCAGCACCGCTGGATCGTCGATCCGCTCGACGGCACCACCAATTTCCTGCACGGCATTCCGCTTTTCGCTGTCTCGATCGCGCTCGAGCGCCAGGGCCAGATCGTGGCCGGCGTGATCTACAATCCGGCCATGGACGAGCTCTATACGACCGAGCGCGGCGGCGGCGCCTTCATGAACGACCGCCGCCTGCGTGTCGCCGGCCGCACCAAGCTCATCGACACCGTCATCGGCTGCGGGGTGCCGCATCTGGGGCGTGGCCAGCATGGCAATTTCCTGATCGAGTTACGCAATGTCATGGCCGAGGTTTCCGGCGTCCGGCGCCTGGGTTCGGCCTCGCTCGATCTCGCTTACGTCGCCGCCGGCCGCATGGACGGATTCTGGGAAGTCGGCCTGTCGCCCTGGGACATCGCAGCCGGCCTGTTGCTGATCCGTGAAGCAGGAGGGTTCGCCTCCGACATGGACGGCGGTCAGGACATGCTCGACAACGGTTCGGTCGTCGCCGGCAACGAGATCATCCAGCGCGCCCTCCTGAAGGCCGTGAAAAAGCCGCTCGCTGCCCGCTGA
- the efp gene encoding elongation factor P, with amino-acid sequence MAKINGNEIRPGYVIEHDGGLWVAVKTNTVKPGKGGAYNQVELKNLINGTKLNERFRSAETVEQIRLDLKDFSFLYEQGDALVFMDTESYEQLELAKDFVGDRAAFLQDGMMVTVQLYEERPIGISLPDQVTLTITEADPVVRGQTAASSYKPAVLENGIRVLVPPFIGAGERIVVDTNEITYMRRAD; translated from the coding sequence ATGGCCAAGATCAACGGCAACGAAATCCGTCCCGGCTACGTCATCGAGCACGATGGCGGCCTGTGGGTGGCCGTCAAGACCAACACGGTCAAGCCGGGCAAGGGCGGCGCCTATAACCAGGTCGAATTGAAGAACCTCATCAACGGCACAAAGCTGAACGAGCGCTTCCGTTCGGCAGAGACGGTCGAGCAGATCCGGCTCGATCTCAAGGATTTTTCCTTCCTCTACGAGCAGGGCGACGCCCTGGTGTTCATGGACACCGAGAGCTACGAGCAGCTCGAGCTGGCGAAGGACTTCGTCGGAGACCGCGCCGCTTTCCTGCAGGACGGCATGATGGTGACGGTCCAGCTCTACGAGGAAAGGCCTATCGGCATTTCGCTCCCCGACCAGGTAACGCTGACCATCACCGAAGCGGACCCGGTGGTAAGGGGCCAGACGGCGGCCTCTTCCTACAAGCCCGCGGTGCTGGAAAACGGCATTCGCGTGCTGGTGCCGCCATTCATCGGCGCGGGGGAACGCATCGTCGTCGACACCAATGAAATCACTTATATGCGCCGCGCCGACTGA
- a CDS encoding UBP-type zinc finger domain-containing protein: MASPDKRCTHGSFILEVTPSAEGCEECLKTGSWWVHLRLCRTCGHVGCCDSSPNRHATGHYRATGHPVIEAYDPPETWGWCYVDEVMLDFSQDKTPQRGTIVRFD, from the coding sequence ATGGCTTCGCCCGACAAACGATGCACGCATGGCAGCTTCATCCTCGAGGTAACGCCAAGCGCCGAAGGTTGCGAGGAGTGCCTGAAGACCGGTTCCTGGTGGGTGCATCTGCGGCTGTGCCGCACCTGTGGCCATGTCGGCTGCTGTGACAGTTCTCCGAACCGTCACGCCACCGGCCACTACCGGGCGACCGGCCATCCGGTCATCGAGGCCTACGACCCGCCCGAGACGTGGGGCTGGTGCTATGTCGACGAGGTCATGCTCGATTTCTCGCAGGACAAGACGCCGCAACGCGGCACCATCGTGCGCTTCGATTGA
- a CDS encoding tetratricopeptide repeat protein gives MSSARLPLQALLAAVMIQAAAAETIPLPHPKPDAGVHTDKPIEKQLPQPATTAEPAPLPSADAINPDRFGAKPADAAYGAFQRGLYKTAYNLALVRAQNGDPAAQTLVAEILSRGLGVPLNAAEAAKWYAAAAEQGVPESQFQYALMLLDGRYVKKDEKEAYALMQAAAEAGNRLAQFNFAQMLVQQDPGDAGIAKAVTYYERAAATGLADAQYAMSQIYANGVGGKSRDDAQARRLLAQAARQNYDTAQLDLATWMIEGRGGGRDLKSAFGWMKQAAEGGNVAAQNRLAKLYMQGIGTEPDLVLAGAWYIVARRAGLIDPEMDDFLQGLSDDQTKQALQKANRLP, from the coding sequence GTGTCTTCGGCAAGGCTTCCCCTTCAGGCCCTGCTTGCTGCGGTCATGATCCAGGCCGCTGCCGCCGAAACGATTCCTTTACCGCACCCTAAGCCGGATGCCGGCGTGCATACCGACAAGCCGATCGAAAAGCAGCTGCCGCAGCCCGCCACCACCGCCGAGCCAGCGCCATTGCCTTCGGCCGACGCGATCAATCCCGACCGCTTCGGCGCCAAGCCGGCGGATGCGGCCTACGGCGCTTTCCAGCGCGGGCTCTACAAGACCGCCTACAACCTCGCGCTGGTGCGCGCGCAAAACGGCGACCCGGCGGCGCAGACGCTGGTGGCCGAGATCCTGTCGCGCGGACTGGGCGTGCCCCTTAATGCGGCCGAAGCGGCGAAATGGTACGCAGCCGCCGCCGAGCAAGGGGTGCCGGAATCGCAGTTCCAATATGCGCTGATGCTGCTCGACGGCCGCTACGTCAAAAAGGACGAAAAGGAAGCTTATGCGCTGATGCAGGCCGCCGCCGAAGCGGGCAACCGGCTGGCACAATTCAATTTCGCGCAGATGCTGGTCCAGCAGGACCCCGGCGACGCCGGCATCGCCAAGGCCGTGACCTATTACGAGCGCGCCGCGGCGACCGGCCTCGCCGACGCCCAGTATGCGATGTCACAGATCTATGCCAACGGCGTCGGCGGCAAATCGCGCGACGACGCCCAGGCCCGGCGCCTGCTGGCTCAGGCCGCGCGGCAAAACTATGACACCGCGCAACTCGACCTCGCCACCTGGATGATCGAGGGCCGCGGCGGCGGGCGTGATTTGAAATCCGCCTTCGGCTGGATGAAGCAGGCCGCCGAAGGCGGCAATGTCGCCGCCCAGAACCGCCTGGCGAAACTCTATATGCAAGGCATCGGCACCGAGCCGGACCTCGTGCTTGCCGGCGCCTGGTACATCGTCGCCCGCCGCGCCGGCCTCATCGACCCCGAGATGGACGATTTCCTGCAAGGATTGAGCGACGACCAGACCAAGCAGGCACTGCAGAAGGCAAACCGCCTGCCCTGA
- a CDS encoding thiamine phosphate synthase, producing MNDATPPNRCRIVLIAPSRVPAARIVSAFEGGDVASLILPQNDMDEASFQAFAAEIVPAAQAAGIAVVIAGDTRIAGRVQADGIHVEVSKAELAETVEHFQAKMMVGAGGAKTRDDALELGEVRPDYIFFGRFGYDNKPDPHPRNVALGQWWAQMIQIPCIVMAGSELASIETVADTGAEFVALSSAVFADGVDPKAAIAQANALLDETAPRFED from the coding sequence ATGAACGACGCAACGCCCCCCAATCGCTGCCGCATCGTGCTGATCGCGCCATCTCGCGTGCCGGCCGCCCGTATCGTCTCGGCGTTCGAGGGCGGCGACGTCGCCTCGCTCATCCTGCCGCAGAACGACATGGACGAAGCTTCCTTCCAGGCCTTCGCCGCCGAAATCGTACCGGCGGCACAGGCGGCCGGCATCGCGGTCGTCATTGCCGGCGATACGCGCATTGCCGGGCGTGTCCAGGCCGACGGCATTCATGTCGAGGTCTCCAAGGCCGAGCTCGCCGAGACGGTCGAGCATTTCCAGGCAAAAATGATGGTCGGCGCCGGCGGCGCCAAGACGCGTGATGACGCGCTCGAACTCGGCGAAGTCAGGCCCGACTATATTTTCTTCGGCCGCTTCGGCTACGACAACAAGCCCGATCCGCATCCGCGCAACGTGGCGCTGGGACAATGGTGGGCGCAGATGATTCAGATCCCCTGCATTGTCATGGCCGGATCGGAGCTCGCTTCGATCGAAACCGTCGCAGATACGGGCGCCGAGTTCGTCGCCCTGTCGAGTGCGGTGTTCGCCGACGGTGTCGATCCCAAGGCGGCGATCGCGCAGGCCAATGCGCTGCTCGACGAAACCGCACCGCGTTTCGAGGACTGA
- a CDS encoding DMT family transporter, whose protein sequence is MSDTARGTIEMSAAMAILGTIGWFVVLSGQPIMDVVFWRCAFGAVTLLFICVGLGLLRNRLSLRVFAIAALGGAAIVVNWLLLFSAFSRASISIATAVYNTQPFMLVGFGALFFGERLTLTKLTWLAIAFAGMVLIVEAAPDAGDIGTNYFAGIVMALAAAFFWAVAAIVTKKLKGTPPHLIALVQVCVGVLMLAPFANLSHLPTDARSWAMLATLGIVHTGLMYILMYGAIQKLPTHLQGSLSFIYPIVAILVDVTAFGHRLHLSQLVGAAAILIAAAGMNLGWKLWKPRPAAAGAQPIE, encoded by the coding sequence GTGAGCGATACAGCACGTGGGACGATCGAAATGTCCGCCGCAATGGCGATCCTGGGAACGATCGGATGGTTCGTCGTCCTGTCCGGCCAGCCTATCATGGATGTGGTGTTCTGGCGCTGCGCTTTCGGCGCGGTGACGCTGCTCTTCATCTGCGTCGGCCTCGGCCTGTTGCGCAACAGGCTGTCGCTTCGCGTTTTCGCCATCGCGGCCCTCGGTGGCGCCGCTATCGTCGTCAACTGGCTGCTGCTGTTTAGTGCATTCTCGCGCGCGTCGATCTCGATCGCCACCGCTGTCTACAATACCCAGCCTTTCATGCTGGTCGGCTTCGGCGCGCTCTTCTTCGGCGAGCGGCTGACCCTGACGAAATTGACTTGGCTGGCAATCGCCTTCGCCGGCATGGTGCTGATCGTCGAGGCCGCCCCTGACGCCGGCGATATCGGCACCAACTATTTCGCCGGCATCGTCATGGCGCTGGCCGCTGCCTTCTTCTGGGCCGTCGCCGCCATCGTCACCAAAAAGCTCAAGGGCACGCCGCCGCATCTCATCGCGCTCGTCCAGGTCTGCGTCGGCGTGTTGATGCTGGCGCCCTTCGCCAATCTCTCGCATCTTCCGACCGACGCAAGGAGCTGGGCCATGCTGGCGACGCTCGGCATCGTCCACACCGGTCTGATGTACATCCTGATGTACGGCGCCATCCAGAAGCTGCCGACGCACCTGCAGGGGTCGCTGTCCTTCATCTACCCGATCGTTGCGATCCTGGTCGACGTCACGGCATTCGGCCATCGCCTGCATCTCAGCCAACTCGTCGGTGCCGCCGCCATCCTGATCGCGGCCGCCGGCATGAATCTCGGCTGGAAATTGTGGAAGCCAAGGCCTGCCGCGGCAGGTGCGCAACCGATCGAGTAA
- a CDS encoding Lrp/AsnC family transcriptional regulator: MLDDLDRRLLEILVRDARTSLKELAGQVGLSSPSVSERLRRLEERGVIRAFTVEIDPLALGYTLQAIVRIKPLPGKLHIVQKLIEEIPEFGECDKVTGDDCFVARLFVRSIGDLDGILDRIADKAETSTAIIKAQPIRRRPPPLGA, from the coding sequence ATGCTTGACGATCTCGACCGACGTCTCCTCGAAATCCTGGTGAGGGATGCGCGGACTTCATTGAAGGAGCTGGCCGGCCAGGTCGGGCTGTCATCGCCGAGCGTTTCGGAGCGGCTGAGGCGGCTCGAGGAGCGCGGGGTTATCAGGGCTTTCACCGTCGAGATCGACCCGCTGGCGCTCGGCTATACATTGCAGGCGATCGTGCGCATCAAGCCGCTGCCGGGCAAGCTGCACATCGTCCAGAAGCTGATCGAGGAGATCCCTGAGTTCGGCGAATGCGACAAGGTCACGGGGGACGACTGCTTCGTGGCCAGGCTGTTCGTGCGCTCGATCGGCGACCTCGACGGTATCCTCGATCGCATCGCCGACAAGGCCGAGACCAGCACCGCCATCATCAAGGCGCAGCCGATCCGGCGGCGGCCGCCACCGCTCGGCGCATGA
- a CDS encoding class I SAM-dependent methyltransferase — MAQNVYDQPDFFAGYSQLGRSIQGLDGAAEWPALRAMLPDLGGLRIVDLGCGFGWFCRWALEHGAKEVLGLDLSEKMLARARAAGPDAGIVYERADLDELSLPPTAFDLAYSSLALHYVSDAARLFQTVHRCLVPGGHFVFSTEHPIYMAPTHPGWSVDAEGRKTWPVDRYLVEGPRKTDWLAKGVVKHHRTIGTTLNTLIRCGFTIEHVEEFRPTDAQIAAKPELAEELERPMFLLVSARR; from the coding sequence ATGGCGCAGAATGTCTACGATCAGCCGGATTTCTTCGCAGGCTACAGCCAGCTCGGCCGGTCCATCCAAGGGCTGGACGGCGCCGCCGAGTGGCCGGCGTTGCGCGCGATGCTTCCCGACCTCGGCGGCTTGCGAATCGTCGATCTTGGTTGCGGTTTCGGCTGGTTCTGCCGCTGGGCTCTTGAACACGGGGCCAAGGAGGTTCTGGGTCTCGACCTGTCGGAAAAGATGCTCGCCCGGGCGCGTGCCGCCGGCCCGGACGCCGGCATCGTCTACGAACGCGCCGATCTCGATGAACTCAGCCTGCCGCCGACGGCTTTCGATCTCGCCTACAGCTCGCTTGCCCTGCACTATGTCAGCGATGCCGCGCGGCTGTTCCAGACCGTGCACCGGTGCCTAGTCCCCGGCGGGCATTTCGTCTTCTCGACGGAGCATCCGATCTATATGGCTCCGACCCATCCCGGCTGGTCTGTCGATGCCGAAGGCCGCAAGACATGGCCCGTCGACCGGTATCTGGTGGAGGGACCGCGCAAGACGGACTGGCTGGCCAAGGGAGTTGTGAAACATCACCGCACCATCGGCACCACGCTCAACACGCTGATCCGGTGCGGCTTCACCATCGAGCATGTCGAGGAATTCCGTCCGACCGACGCGCAGATCGCGGCCAAGCCCGAACTGGCGGAAGAGCTCGAGCGGCCGATGTTCCTGCTGGTCTCGGCCCGGCGATAG
- a CDS encoding sulfite exporter TauE/SafE family protein, with the protein MSGLLSDPWFYAAAVPAVILVGLSKGGFGGAVGFVGVPLMALTMPPVQAAAILLPILCLMDIVSVWTWWGVYNRKMLVDMMPGAVIGIGLGWLTAALVTEEAVRLIVGAVAIIFVLRWLYLKYRHGADHAAQPNRVAAALWGTVAGFTSFVAHVGGPPFQVYALPIRLDPKVLSGTAAIFFAATNALKLVPYFALGQFDSTNLTASAVLMPLAPLSTIAGAWLVRRMRPEIFYPFTYATVAVVAVKLLWDGIAGLM; encoded by the coding sequence ATGTCAGGCCTGCTTTCCGATCCGTGGTTCTATGCGGCCGCCGTCCCGGCGGTCATTCTGGTCGGCCTGTCCAAGGGCGGGTTTGGCGGCGCGGTCGGTTTCGTCGGCGTGCCGCTGATGGCGCTGACCATGCCGCCGGTGCAGGCGGCGGCCATCCTGCTGCCCATCCTGTGCCTGATGGACATCGTTTCGGTATGGACATGGTGGGGCGTCTATAACAGGAAGATGCTGGTCGACATGATGCCCGGCGCGGTGATCGGCATCGGTCTCGGTTGGCTGACGGCCGCACTGGTCACCGAGGAGGCCGTGCGGCTGATCGTCGGCGCCGTCGCCATCATTTTCGTGCTGCGCTGGCTCTATCTGAAGTACCGCCACGGCGCCGACCATGCGGCGCAGCCCAACCGCGTCGCCGCGGCCCTCTGGGGCACGGTCGCCGGCTTCACCAGCTTCGTCGCCCATGTCGGCGGCCCGCCCTTTCAGGTCTACGCGCTGCCGATCCGGCTCGACCCGAAGGTGTTGTCCGGCACGGCGGCGATCTTCTTTGCCGCCACCAACGCGCTGAAGCTCGTTCCCTATTTCGCGCTCGGCCAGTTCGACAGCACCAATCTGACCGCGTCGGCGGTGCTGATGCCGCTGGCGCCGCTATCGACCATCGCCGGCGCCTGGCTGGTGCGCCGCATGCGTCCGGAGATCTTCTATCCCTTCACCTATGCGACGGTGGCCGTCGTCGCGGTGAAGCTTCTGTGGGACGGGATCGCCGGCCTGATGTAG
- a CDS encoding DUF2269 family protein, with product MDWYSIVKLLHILSATLWVGGGFALMVLATLADRSGNIQGTLQAMRATGELGNRFFAPMSMLTLAFGLIMCWFWVGFSQLWILIGLAGYATTFSIGMFVFKPSADHMGAMIARDGVTPAALASGQRILRAARFDYAVMLIIIADMVLKPTIDDFTVLAAMGLVLAAGATLALGRPRRMVPSVA from the coding sequence ATGGACTGGTATTCGATCGTTAAATTGCTGCACATTCTTTCGGCGACCCTATGGGTCGGCGGCGGTTTCGCGCTGATGGTGCTGGCGACGCTCGCCGATCGGTCGGGAAACATCCAGGGAACGCTGCAGGCAATGCGGGCTACGGGCGAATTGGGAAACCGCTTCTTCGCGCCGATGTCGATGCTGACATTGGCCTTCGGGCTAATCATGTGCTGGTTCTGGGTCGGCTTCTCGCAACTGTGGATCCTGATCGGCCTTGCCGGCTACGCCACCACCTTTTCAATCGGCATGTTCGTCTTCAAGCCGAGCGCCGACCACATGGGCGCGATGATCGCCAGGGATGGCGTGACGCCGGCCGCCCTTGCCTCTGGCCAGCGCATCTTGCGGGCGGCGCGCTTCGACTATGCGGTAATGCTGATCATCATCGCCGACATGGTGCTGAAGCCGACCATCGACGACTTCACGGTCCTTGCCGCCATGGGGCTTGTGTTGGCGGCTGGCGCCACCCTGGCGCTCGGCCGACCAAGGCGCATGGTGCCGAGCGTCGCCTGA
- a CDS encoding cbb3-type cytochrome c oxidase subunit I, whose translation MQGVARNFFTLAVIYALCGMALGLYMAISQDHGQMPTHAHTMVAGWLMSAVFAFFYHLFPAVGQKTVAVVHFWLTAISGIGLLIGLYFLLGGDAAIEPLVAASSMGFYAALLLFAFIALPAVWKTA comes from the coding sequence ATGCAAGGGGTAGCACGGAATTTCTTCACGCTGGCCGTTATCTATGCGCTGTGCGGCATGGCGCTCGGCCTGTACATGGCGATCAGCCAGGACCATGGCCAGATGCCGACCCACGCCCATACGATGGTCGCTGGCTGGCTGATGTCGGCGGTCTTCGCCTTCTTCTATCACCTGTTTCCGGCGGTCGGACAGAAGACGGTTGCCGTCGTTCACTTCTGGCTGACCGCAATCAGCGGCATCGGCCTTTTGATCGGGCTCTACTTCCTGCTTGGCGGCGATGCCGCGATCGAACCGCTGGTGGCGGCGTCTTCGATGGGTTTCTACGCGGCCTTGCTGCTGTTTGCCTTCATTGCCTTGCCGGCGGTTTGGAAAACGGCCTGA
- a CDS encoding DUF1465 family protein, which produces MNEPSKGSAKTVKLAERRVFSHSFKPLYQEGMGLVEQAAEYLDGKGRAEAKKLSRLAATLYAAESMRLTTRLMQVASWLLLQRAANSGEMTRDQVASEKSKVRLDTASAHDEAAGWAELPKDFLDLVNRSLRLQALVRRMDEEIYGAGAVVDMQPLSRRPNPVSDQISLLNTAFARN; this is translated from the coding sequence ATGAACGAGCCTTCGAAGGGCAGCGCGAAAACCGTCAAGCTGGCGGAACGTCGGGTCTTTTCGCACTCCTTCAAACCGCTCTATCAGGAAGGCATGGGGCTGGTCGAACAGGCGGCGGAGTATCTCGACGGCAAGGGCCGGGCCGAGGCCAAGAAGCTGTCGCGGCTGGCGGCCACGCTCTATGCGGCCGAATCGATGCGGCTAACCACAAGGCTGATGCAGGTCGCCTCGTGGCTGCTTCTGCAGCGCGCCGCGAATTCCGGCGAGATGACCCGCGACCAGGTCGCGTCGGAAAAGTCCAAGGTGCGCCTCGACACTGCCTCCGCCCATGACGAGGCGGCCGGCTGGGCCGAACTGCCCAAGGATTTCCTCGACCTCGTCAACCGGTCGCTGCGCCTGCAGGCACTGGTGCGCCGCATGGACGAGGAGATCTACGGCGCCGGCGCGGTGGTCGACATGCAGCCCTTGAGCCGCCGGCCCAATCCGGTCTCGGACCAGATCAGCCTGCTCAACACGGCTTTCGCCCGCAACTAA
- the ruvC gene encoding crossover junction endodeoxyribonuclease RuvC: MGDTIRIIGIDPGLRRTGWGIVESLGNSLRFVASGTVRSEDKAALATRLCQLHDGLAEILHTAMPHEAAVEQTFVNKDAVATLKLGQARGIAMLVPARAGLVVAEYAPNAVKKAVIGVGHGDKKQIHMMVKVLLPKATFDTEHAADALAIAICHAHHRQSVAYRMALAG, translated from the coding sequence ATGGGGGACACGATTCGCATCATCGGTATCGATCCGGGGCTCAGGCGCACCGGCTGGGGCATTGTCGAAAGCCTCGGCAATTCGCTGCGCTTCGTCGCGTCCGGCACGGTGCGTTCCGAAGACAAGGCGGCGCTGGCGACGCGGCTGTGCCAGCTGCATGACGGGTTGGCTGAAATCCTGCATACGGCCATGCCGCATGAGGCGGCCGTCGAACAGACCTTCGTCAACAAGGATGCGGTGGCGACGCTGAAGCTTGGCCAGGCGCGCGGCATCGCCATGCTGGTGCCGGCACGCGCCGGCCTGGTCGTTGCCGAATATGCACCCAATGCCGTCAAGAAGGCGGTGATCGGCGTCGGCCATGGCGACAAGAAGCAGATCCACATGATGGTGAAGGTGCTGCTGCCGAAAGCGACCTTCGACACCGAACATGCCGCCGACGCGCTCGCCATAGCCATTTGCCACGCGCATCACCGGCAAAGCGTCGCCTATCGGATGGCACTTGCCGGTTGA
- a CDS encoding AbrB/MazE/SpoVT family DNA-binding domain-containing protein — protein MRVTTKGQVTIPKQIRDHLGIRPGSEVEFVATDEGARLVAVNENLPEEEKLRRFSNVLDRMEGTLDLGGMTTDEYMEWLRGPREDLDVD, from the coding sequence ATGCGCGTCACCACCAAAGGCCAAGTCACGATCCCCAAACAGATAAGGGATCACCTGGGTATCCGCCCGGGCTCCGAGGTGGAATTCGTGGCCACCGATGAGGGTGCTCGGCTTGTGGCCGTCAACGAGAATCTCCCCGAGGAGGAGAAATTGCGCAGGTTCAGTAATGTCCTTGACCGGATGGAGGGGACGTTGGATCTGGGTGGCATGACGACCGACGAGTATATGGAGTGGCTGAGGGGGCCGCGTGAAGATCTCGACGTTGATTGA
- a CDS encoding type II toxin-antitoxin system VapC family toxin, giving the protein MKISTLIDTNVLIDVWGPAGPLTKWSASAIASCRRDGDLVVNTIIWSELAPLIASEAALRKAVDMLEIDREFLPWDAAFLAGVTHSRYRRAGGIRERTLPDFFIGAHATVAGHRLLTRDAARYRSYFPDLDIISPETHP; this is encoded by the coding sequence GTGAAGATCTCGACGTTGATTGACACAAATGTCCTGATCGACGTTTGGGGGCCGGCCGGACCGCTGACAAAATGGTCGGCGTCTGCAATCGCCTCATGCCGCCGCGACGGCGACTTGGTGGTCAATACGATCATCTGGTCTGAACTGGCGCCGCTGATCGCCTCGGAGGCAGCGCTTCGAAAAGCGGTCGACATGCTCGAGATCGATCGCGAGTTTCTGCCCTGGGATGCGGCCTTCCTTGCAGGTGTGACGCATTCCCGTTATCGCCGTGCTGGTGGAATCCGCGAACGAACCTTGCCGGACTTCTTTATTGGCGCTCATGCGACCGTTGCCGGACATCGTCTTTTGACGCGCGACGCCGCGCGTTATCGCAGTTATTTCCCGGACCTTGACATCATTTCTCCTGAAACGCACCCATGA
- the ruvA gene encoding Holliday junction branch migration protein RuvA has protein sequence MIGKLKGMLDEIEEDHCLVDVHGVGYVAYCSARTLAALPSPGEAVVLFVETYVREDMIRLYGFQSVLEREWFRLLMSNVQGVGAKVALAILSTLAPADLANAIALRDIAMVSRAPGVGKKVAERIVTELKNKAPAYAGSAAGTIGLKQELGEGVAAAPITDAVSALVNLGYSRDTAANAVAAALKTAGEEADASKLIRFGLKELAR, from the coding sequence ATGATCGGCAAGCTCAAGGGTATGCTCGACGAGATCGAGGAGGACCACTGCCTCGTCGACGTGCATGGCGTCGGCTATGTCGCCTACTGCTCGGCGCGGACGCTTGCCGCGCTGCCTTCGCCCGGCGAAGCGGTGGTGCTGTTCGTCGAGACCTATGTGCGCGAGGATATGATCCGGCTCTACGGCTTCCAGTCGGTGCTGGAGCGTGAATGGTTCCGGCTGTTGATGAGCAATGTGCAGGGCGTCGGCGCCAAGGTGGCGCTGGCAATCCTGTCGACGCTGGCGCCGGCCGACCTTGCCAACGCGATCGCGCTGCGCGACATCGCTATGGTCTCCCGCGCGCCCGGCGTCGGCAAGAAAGTGGCCGAGCGCATCGTTACCGAATTGAAGAACAAGGCGCCGGCCTATGCGGGTTCAGCGGCGGGCACGATCGGTCTCAAGCAGGAGCTCGGCGAAGGCGTCGCAGCCGCGCCGATCACAGACGCGGTCTCGGCCCTAGTCAATCTCGGCTATTCCCGCGACACCGCCGCCAATGCGGTGGCGGCGGCACTGAAGACGGCGGGCGAGGAGGCGGACGCGTCGAAGCTGATTCGCTTCGGGCTCAAGGAACTGGCGCGATGA